The Populus trichocarpa isolate Nisqually-1 chromosome 11, P.trichocarpa_v4.1, whole genome shotgun sequence genome has a segment encoding these proteins:
- the LOC7496998 gene encoding putative cyclin-D6-1, which produces MEFDLENPLTSLKEYVSDTIPDLFVSESDHMPSRNFLHCLKTSDFYVSFREEAISRILQAQYSCNYDLFIPYLAVNYMDRFISRQEIPQGKPWILRLLVISCLSLAAKMKNKHFSISNSQEAEAGFIFDTQTINRMELLVLDALNWRMRSITPFSFVHFFVSLFELKDPSSSQPLKDRATEIIFKAQNEIKFLEFKPSIIAASALLVASNERFPLQFPCFKCSIYSCEFVNEEKLLECFNALQEMVEMEWYESMLDTMSWTRTPLSVLDRHFTKSENETTSIITSTTTITNGSTVPEIKRRKLNGYSGK; this is translated from the exons ATGGAGTTTGATCTTGAAAACCCTTTGACAAGCTTGAAAGAATACGTATCTGATACAATCCCAGATCTCTTTGTCTCTGAATCTGATCACATGCCTTCAAGAAATTTCCTACACTGCTTGAAAACCTCTGACTTCTACGTTTCCTTTCGTGAAGAAGCCATTTCTCGCATTTTACAG GCACAATATTCTTGCAACTATGACCTCTTCATTCCCTACCTTGCAGTAAATTACATGGATCGATTCATTTCCAGGCAAGAAATTCCG CAAGGGAAGCCATGGATTCTTAGACTTCTAGTAATCTCTTGCCTTTCTCTAGCTGCAAAGATGAAGAATAAACACTTCTCCATCTCCAATTCTCAG GAAGCGGAAGCTGGTTTCATCTTTGACACACAAACAATTAATCGCATGGAACTTCTCGTTCTTGATGCCTTGAACTGGAGAATGAGATCGATTACACCTTTCTCTTTTGTgcatttctttgtttctttatttgaaCTCAAAGATCCATCATCCTCACAACCTCTCAAAGACAGAGCTAcagagattatttttaaagctCAAAATG AAATTAAGTTTCTTGAGTTCAAGCCATCTATTATTGCAGCATCAGCCCTTCTTGTAGCATCCAATGAACGATTCCCATTGCAATTCCCTTGTTTCAAGTGCTCAATCTACTCATGTGAATTTGTAAATGAA GAGAAGCTGCTAGAATGCTTTAATGCACTGCAAGAAATGGTGGAGATGGAATGGTACGAGTCAATGTTAGATACAATGTCCTGGACAAGAACCCCATTGAGCGTGCTAGACAGGCATTTTACAAAATCAGAAAATGAGACCACGAGCATCATCACcagcaccaccaccatcactaaTGGCAGTACAGTGCCGGAGATCAAGCGGCGAAAATTGAATGGCTACAGCGGCAAATGA